In the genome of Fusarium poae strain DAOMC 252244 chromosome 1, whole genome shotgun sequence, the window CAGCGCCAGCCTGGAGGTGGCCCAAGGTTTGCGCATCAACAATGTTCTCAGCGAACAAAGTAGCAGCAGCGGCGGCAAGACCGGCGACAAAGACAGCAGCCAAACTAGCGCGACCACTGTAGTTGAGGACAAGGACCGAGATGATAACGTTTTGTCCAACGATTAAGGCAGTCTCACcaaaggtgctgaaagggaAGCCATTTCGGATGTTGTAGGCGAGAGAAATGAGGTACGAAGCTGTCTCGAGAGCGTAAGAGAGGAAAGACACGCCTTCGGCAGACTTGGATCCAAGGAGCTTCTTGATTTGGGGGACCTTGACGACAGCAGAGGCGGCGATGATTCCGATACCGAGAGCCTTGGAAACACCGAGCTTGATGCAGTCGACATCCTCAATGTTGAcgtcgagaagaagagacttGTAGCAGGTTTCGCCGATGAGAGAAACACCCAGGTCGCGAATGGGCGCAGGGAGGTTGTGGGTGATGGAGGTGATGGCCGGCTTGACGGCATCGACGGCTGGTTTAAGGGCGTCCATTATGGTAGATGGTTGTCTTTTAGTgagatattaaaaagaaatccAGAGTGGTCAAAAGTCAATAGCCGTGACAAAAAGGTGTTGCGAAGGAGTGTAAGAGAAAGCTGACAAAAAGACGTCACAGAGCTCGTGATTGGGGATGAAAACCTTCAAAAAAAGGGAAGAGGCCAACATGCAGCAATGAATTTGGAGATGAAAGCCTTACTATTTTAGGCTTAGTTCTATCGCTTGAAAATGGCTTACCCTGGAGCGATCAATTAACGGCTTTTCTGCCCCGGCTTTTCGGGACGATTTGGTTTGGCCCTGTTTCAATGAAAAGATTCCCTGTCATTATTGATTTTTGAAAAACAATGACATCAGAGTACTAAATGTTTCACACGATAAACGAGTTTGCAGAAAAGTCCGAATATCTGATTCATCACAATCATGAAATAATCATGCTgcgagaaaagagagaataTTCGAGATTGTTCAGCTACTTTCTATGCATGCGATAACACATCATATTTTTTCGGAAATGGAAATGAAATCTTACAGATCTCTCAGCTTGGAAGGTGGACCGTTTGAGAGGCTGAGCTTGTCCTTCAAGAGGGAACCAACCAGgccttttctctttttctaGAAAATAGCTATCTTCGTGTTCTTGTCCCGCTGGGCTTAGTATGACACAGCCAAGGCTGTGCGAGATTGAAAATACTCTTTAGCCGTAGTCGATGCGAAAAATAATCCACTGTATGTTTGTTTGTCTGTTCTCGTGGACGGGAGGGGGGAAAAGATGGGAGGGGATCACCCGCGGAGACGACGCACGTGTTAGACCACAAGCGGCCGGTAGTAAAAGTGAGGCATAAGGCCAAGAGAAGCATGCTAGAACTAAAATATGCGCTGTGATGTTGAGATGCGTTGTGTACATGTATTCTTCGGAGAAAATGATGCTTGCATTGTTGATTCCGAGCCTTGGGAGGGACAGTTTTGAACACTACATAAACGGATACAGGCAGTGTAACAAAGAGATATTAATGATTACCTATTGTAATAGACAAAATACCTATTACTACAGATGTTTAACAAGGTCAGCTGTTGTATGCTGTATCTTTTGGTCTATCCCGAGGTTGGGTAGCGTAATAATGTACCTGATGGTTGACCTTTTGTCAGCCACACTCCAATCTTGTCTTTTACTAGGCACATCCATGTCTTTCTTTTGACATGGGAACCAACATTTGTTattcttgtcttgtttcttttgtttctctctctttgTGTGCCTTGTATTAATTccctccttgttcttcttttcctccccCGGCTCGTGCTTTCATCTTCTGCCCACTTCCATTTCTCTTTGCCAAGCATATCCCTGCCTTCTTTCTGCCTGCCTGTCTGCATCTGCTCTGCGCTGTCTGCCTACTAACTACCTtgtcgctgctgctggcCCATTTTCTCCAGCATTTTAGTTTAGGTTGACATTGTCCCATCAGCTGGGCTCCATTTTCATAATAAGGTATCGGATCCCAACCTGCGCCTaaagttcttctttttcttcttctgggTGATCCTTTTTTTGCTATCATCTTGTTTCACttatttgcttttttcttctctcgccGTTTAACCGAATGCGACATCGTGCTCGTCTACGGCACTGTACATGTACCGTACCGTACCAGCTGCACCGTTGCATCAGTTATCTATCTTTCCGATCATCGACATCGATATCGATAATCGACCAGCTGACCTGACCGCTGATTGTCTCATCGTTCACGTTTCCCCACGATTTGCCCTGGATGTAAGAGCGCTACTGTTGTGATCTCTTGTCAACCATCTTTCTCCTCAACTTGAGCTTCATCCACCATCGCCAGCTCTTCGACTCTCTACAACCATGGCGGCCCCTCCAAAGACAGAAGCCCCGCCTGCGCCTGGCGCAACCTCATCAACCCCGCCGCCGCCTCCCATCGAGTACACATACATGTACGAAAAGGACAAGAGCCCGTCCAAGTTATTAGATGCTTTATTGAGATCTATAAGTCGCCATATCGTATGCGCCCCCGTTTTACTACTCGGAACTCTATAAAGAGGATCGCTACTACAGGAATCGCATACTAACCACCTTACGTCATAACAGATATTTGAGATTGGAGATAAAAATGTCTGTCAACTTACACCAGAGAAAATGGCCGCATTTTACAAGGCCGTTGGAGGCGATTACGACTGTGAGTTGGTTTTTGAATACCTACCAGAATATCTCTGCTGACAAGTTCCAGCTCTCTTCGAGATGCCCCACGAGTCCATCTCCTACATATGGCAGGTGACAGGATGCCAACATACTCTACAACCTACACACGACGATTTTGAACCACCTTCAATACCTGCCCTCACCCCTAGAGGTTTCTCACGATGGGAATCTCTCGAAATTTTGCTTGGACCTGAAGAACATGTTCCCTTCCTACAGTTCGCCGTCAAAAACTGGCAACTGAAACACCCAGAAACCGGCCAAGAGTTCCCCCCAGACTTACCCGCCACCGTATTCCCAACACAACCAGACGTCGAGGTGGACCGCTGGCACAAGTCATGCGCCGACAAACTACGGAAGGAGGCGAATGCGCGAGAGAGGGAGGCGTTCCGCGAAGCTGCACGGGAACCAACTGGCCCGGGTGAGCCTGGTGATGGGCCGGAACCCAAGTTTGCGTACTCTCATGTACGAGGTAGTGCATTTGCTGGAAATCGGGCCAGACCAGCGCCAGAACGACCGTTGTACAACCACGTTCCCGGTAGACATGTAGGCGGGCGACCAGCCAGACCTTCGCCTGAGAGATATGACAGCTACAATCAGCAGCCCGCACCAGATGCTCCACCACGTCCGACACACCCACCTCGGGGACCATCAGAAACATATCTTGACCCTAATGCGAAGCGGCCCGCGCCGGCAAGACGTCACAGTCAACCCAGACATTATTCTTCAGATTCAAGCGACGAAGACCTTGTTCCTCCCCGTGCTAGGAGACGATCTGAAGTTAGCCCACCTTCACCAACATCACGTCGATACTCGCCCCCGAACGATCGCCCGCCTCCCGTTGCTAGTAACCCGCCATCGGCTTTCCGTCCGCACCGCCCTGAGATGAGAACTGACGAGTCGACTCGGCGACGATCAACACATAGCCCTAGTCTTCGAGAGAAGCTTACAGAGAAGGTGTCGAACATTCTACCTAACGGGCTAAGCAATAATGCTTCAGATCGTAACAGAAACGCACAACGTAACCCATCCTACAACACCGATTCCTCACGCGGACGTCGAAGTCGCGATCGTCTTCCTCCATCTCGTCTTAGCCGAAGCTACTCGGACATCTCAGTAGAGTCATCTGAAGGAGAGTCCAGCGACGAAGATCCTCGCCATAGCAGAAGGGTGCGCGATGATCGTGACAGAGAAAGAGACCGCGAACGAGAACGAGATCGTATTCGCGACAGGGGTCGACAACGGGACCTCGAtcgagaaagagaagaagaacggCGCGAACGGTACCTGCGCCGACCAGAAATGGAGCGACGCACCAGCAGCCACGCAGATGCCGAGCGCAGACGCGACTACCCGGGATGGGATCCACGATCGGAGAGGAAGAGATGGGATAAACGTGTGCCACCTGAGGAGCGGGGGACAAGTCCTCTTGCGACACCAGGAAGACGGTACGCAGAGCCGGCTTACCCTTAAGCTGGGATATTAACTTGTGCTTCTAGACCAGTACCTGCATCAGGCGTCCCCGAGCGTATGGCAGCTGGGAAGTGATATATGAGCATTTTCAACAAGGATTCTTGATTGGGTTTATTGAATGTAGCTAGGTATATGAGCATACAGTATGGCGTCTGGATAGACGGAAGATAATGTTATTATGAATACATATCATATGGGATTTGATGTGAATTAACTGTTTTATCTCAATTCCTCAGAATAAGAGATCAGAGACAGTGTACCCGCTGAGAgcaaaaaacaaaagactTGTTAgtttctttactttattgCTTATTAACAAGTCTAATTGCTGTGTTCCTCAAAGCTGCTGTACACAACAAAACAGCTCCAACCCCACGATTACGACATAACCCCATATTTTACAAAATGCCGCGCAAATCACGCTAGCCAAGACGAGCTAACCAGAAATAACTACCGCAGATGACCCACGTTAGACAAGAGATCAAGGTGAGAAAGCATGAGCCAAACTCGCCCAATTCACAATGTTACAGCTAGAGACAAATTCAATTTTCCTAACATTCTGCTGATTGCAGAGAGGGTTTTGAAATGTAAACTTCAGATACCTAACGGTCCAAGCTGGTGTAATGGTAGCATATCCGGACGTACGGGTGGAGGAAGCTTACGCTGAACTCACTTGCTCTTCGGAGATGAAAGGCCTGAGTTTAATCCCCAGATTTGAAGttatttttttctattaTATACAACTGCCTGATACTTAATACTATCTGTTACTATTCCAGTTCATTCAAGTCAGGTGATCGGTGCATTTTCACATTATGTAACTGGTTAGACTCAGTCATGATACCTCCCTGGTTAGATCTAGGCCccatcttctcaacaactATGTACAAAAAAGCTCCAACCCCTCCCACTTAACTAGCGAACCAACGAGAGATTCCGGATTGCCATCAGGGGTTCTGTGGTCTGTCGTCAACAAAAAAAAGGATGTTTTGGAACTAGAAGGGTTACAGTTTCTTGGTTTGCTTCGGTTACCGGGCCGAGAGCTGAAAAGAGACTCACGGGCTGGCTTGGCTGTTGATGAGAGAAATAAAGAGGTTGATTCTTGGTTATAGTGATTCTATATTCAATAGCTAGCCAcgtttattttataagaattaCATGGTTCTTCTCAACTATTAGTTATTCCCCCTCCTTGTTTATTCTTAAAGATCATCACTACCATGCAGTGGGACCCTGTTTAGCCGCGGCTTACAACGGATGGTAATGGCTATACATGCAGCACACATAACCACCCCCCGAGAAGCCGAGATCACCGCGTACAAGGATACATCAAAATGATGTGAAACTCAGTTAGAAGCTACATATTCGCGGCTCTTTTGGGGCCGGAGACTGGCCGAGAATCGATCGACTGGTTTGGATGTGGGGGACTTACCCTTGTGAGGTGAGGCGTAGCTTAGCTGTAGAGCTCTCCTCTCACCAACAAAAGAACTGGCTCGTAGTTAATGTAAAGTTTATATGTTACGGTATTGGAGCTGATGTCCGGATATCTAGTCTTGGTTTAGTGTCTTTGAAGCTGCAGCTCACTCAACTCATAACacatctccctcctcctcgaACCAATTTCACGCATACCTTTTCTTCAATCTCATTTTCTCTCATTTTCCCCTTCTTCATTTGTCTCTTTTCACAATGAAGCCTTGTATGTCTCTCCGCTTGAGGGCTCTTCGACAGGTCACACCCAGTACCCGTCTGCCTCTCCCCGCTTCGGCGAGATGGCAGCATTCTCGGGCCATGTCGACTGTTGTCGATTATCATCCTCGGACATCGCAGCCGCCTCCTCCCCCGGCTGGAGCCAACGACGCTGTTGAGAAACAGAGGGCCGAGAAGAGGAAACAGATTCTGAGAGAGGCTGTTACGTCGACTCAGGTTCGACATGATTGGACCAAGGATGAGATTGCTGCCATTTATTATCAGCCTGTCCTTGAGCTGGCATACCAAGCTGTAAGTGTCTCCCTTGTTATCGAGTCTGTCATTATGACACTGCCGTCCTTCGAGATTGCTTTGATTCAACCTGATTGCAGAGTCAATACCACAGATCACCATGGCTAACATATACTCAACTAGAGTACCGTCCATCGTAGATGGCACAACCCCGCCGAAGTGCAACTCTGCACTCTGATGAACATCAAAACAGGCGGTTGTACCGAAGACTGCTCCTACTGCGCCCAGTCCACCCGCTACCAAGAAGGCACCAAAGTCCCCGCCAAACGAGTCGAAAGTGTCGAGAGCGTCCTCGAAGCGGCGCGAATCGCAAAGGAAAAGGGAAGCACTCGCTTCTGCATGGGCGCCGCATGGAGGGATATGCGCGGACGCAAAAACAGcctcaagaacatcaaggcCATGGTCGAGGGTGTCAAGGGCATGGGAATGGAGGTCTGCGTAACGCTGGGAATGATCGACGCAGAGCAGGCCAAGGAGCTCAAGGCTGCAGGACTCACCGCGTACAACCACAACGTCGACACTAGTCGAGAGTTTTACCCCAACGTTATCACGACACGCAGCTATGATGAGCGACTGCAGACGCTGAGCCATGTTCGCGATGCTGGAATCAACGTCTGCTCTGGTGGAATTCTGGGTCTTGGTGAGAGTAGTGAGGGCCGTGTTGGTTTGCTTCATACCGTCTCGACGCTTCCAAGCCACCCGGAGAGCTTCCCCGTGAATGCCCTGGTTCCTATCAAGGGTACACCACTTGGTGACAGACCTGTGGTGGAGTTTACGAGCATGCTGCGCACCATTGCGACGGCGCGCATCATCATGCCCTCGACCATCATCCGCATCGCAGCGGGTCGCAAGACCATGTCAGAGGAGAAACAAGCGTTGTGCTTCATGGCAGGTGCCAACGCCATCTTTACGGGTGAAAAGATGCTCACGACTGAGTGTAATGGCTGGGATGAAGATGCGGCCATGTTTGGTCGATGGGGCTTGGAGCCTATGAAGAGCTTTAACAAGTCACCTCAGCCTGCACCCGAGACGAGGGTTCTGTAGACAGGTCAGGATCATCTAGATGAATTATAAATCGAAATCGTAATCCTGGTATTAGATGTCCCATGCCGATCGTGTTGGAACTTGTTCTCCGGCCGCGGTCCCCGGAGACCGGCAACGTTCCGGgtagatgatgatgagcgTGTATGTAATAGCGCAAGGGTTTTTGATGATGGAAGCAACATCACGTTGGTAGAAGCGCATGGGATAATAAGGAAAGAGGATGTGGTGGAGCTAAGTAGAGAACCAGGTCGCTTGGCACAGCGCGTGACTCGCAGAAATCTTCTTTTTATGCTGGGTCAATCTCGTGACGATCTGGCACGGGGAGTAGAGTATGTACATGATGAATCTGACATTAAGTTTGAAGTTTGAATGTATTCGCATGATTATCGTATTTATTCAGTAGGTAGTGGTTCATATTCAATTACCTCACTATTTAGCCTTTCGGGCCgtaatataatcttattagCCTGACAACTTTATTGATTAAAGAACTCGTTATTTCTGCACAGTCTGAGCGTTGACAAACTGGTTACACATTTACAGgcacaaacacaaacacaagcacaagcacaagcacagcACAGACTTGACAATCAAACTGTCTTGGTGTATCACAGCATAATAAGAACAGTTTAGGTCAACTTCCTCTCTATCTGATCAGTATCAAATACTTGTCTACCTAGTATTAATATTCAGCGCCTGACCGCTTACTCTTCTTATTAACTAACTCTCCCCTCTACACACCCTCAACTTGGACCCCAGGCGCATTAGGTCCCGGCCTCAGAATCAACAAGAGCCTATCAAATATTTCCGCTACAGGCTGTAGCCTCCCGAAGAGGAGCGGTCCCAGGTCCCTGACTTGTCCTTCcctgccgccgccgccatgGGCCTAAGTCCACCTAAGCCTAAGCCCAAGCCCATATGCACGCCCCTCCTTCACACACACATTTTCTTTCCCTG includes:
- a CDS encoding hypothetical protein (BUSCO:29997at5125) — protein: MKPCMSLRLRALRQVTPSTRLPLPASARWQHSRAMSTVVDYHPRTSQPPPPPAGANDAVEKQRAEKRKQILREAVTSTQVRHDWTKDEIAAIYYQPVLELAYQASTVHRRWHNPAEVQLCTLMNIKTGGCTEDCSYCAQSTRYQEGTKVPAKRVESVESVLEAARIAKEKGSTRFCMGAAWRDMRGRKNSLKNIKAMVEGVKGMGMEVCVTLGMIDAEQAKELKAAGLTAYNHNVDTSREFYPNVITTRSYDERLQTLSHVRDAGINVCSGGILGLGESSEGRVGLLHTVSTLPSHPESFPVNALVPIKGTPLGDRPVVEFTSMLRTIATARIIMPSTIIRIAAGRKTMSEEKQALCFMAGANAIFTGEKMLTTECNGWDEDAAMFGRWGLEPMKSFNKSPQPAPETRVL
- a CDS encoding hypothetical protein (TransMembrane:4 (i89-110o116-137i144-162o229-254i)~BUSCO:48728at5125) translates to MDALKPAVDAVKPAITSITHNLPAPIRDLGVSLIGETCYKSLLLDVNIEDVDCIKLGVSKALGIGIIAASAVVKVPQIKKLLGSKSAEGVSFLSYALETASYLISLAYNIRNGFPFSTFGETALIVGQNVIISVLVLNYSGRASLAAVFVAGLAAAAATLFAENIVDAQTLGHLQAGAGVLSVASKIPQILTIFQQGTTGQLSAFAVFNYLAGSLSRIFTTLQEVDDKLILYGFVSGFALNAILALQMIFYWNAPSEKAKGKRKVSPIEAKPAATSTLSPSASTTATPKKSPTTRRRG
- a CDS encoding hypothetical protein (BUSCO:37113at5125), which produces MAAPPKTEAPPAPGATSSTPPPPPIEYTYMYEKDKSPSKLLDALLRSISRHIIFEIGDKNVCQLTPEKMAAFYKAVGGDYDSLFEMPHESISYIWQVTGCQHTLQPTHDDFEPPSIPALTPRGFSRWESLEILLGPEEHVPFLQFAVKNWQLKHPETGQEFPPDLPATVFPTQPDVEVDRWHKSCADKLRKEANAREREAFREAAREPTGPGEPGDGPEPKFAYSHVRGSAFAGNRARPAPERPLYNHVPGRHVGGRPARPSPERYDSYNQQPAPDAPPRPTHPPRGPSETYLDPNAKRPAPARRHSQPRHYSSDSSDEDLVPPRARRRSEVSPPSPTSRRYSPPNDRPPPVASNPPSAFRPHRPEMRTDESTRRRSTHSPSLREKLTEKVSNILPNGLSNNASDRNRNAQRNPSYNTDSSRGRRSRDRLPPSRLSRSYSDISVESSEGESSDEDPRHSRRVRDDRDRERDRERERDRIRDRGRQRDLDREREEERRERYLRRPEMERRTSSHADAERRRDYPGWDPRSERKRWDKRVPPEERGTSPLATPGRRPVPASGVPERMAAGK